In the Paenibacillus sp. FSL H7-0357 genome, one interval contains:
- a CDS encoding sensor histidine kinase produces MKKSQYLKDQLLVGVLNVFGMLTLTLLLLTLNIQFEEVLLIILVWLAGAVMYSFLDYRGKNKRISRTVALLEKLEHKYLLSEVMDVPDTGEGLAYFKILKACNKSMLEKVSATKRERKEYKDYIEQWIHEVKTPIAAIQIMCANNKSELSSKVLSELQKIDLYAEQALYYARSDEAERDFLVKEVSVTDMVHQAIADNKQILLRNNVHVDVESSPHTVYTDRKWVEFILKQLITNAVQYRNVHSPEIRFQVVPASSGLALTVKDNGIGINESDLPRIFDKGFTGENGRIRKKSTGMGLYICKRLGDKLGIHLEAESYPGEGTSIILEFPKGSFTKV; encoded by the coding sequence ATGAAGAAAAGCCAATATCTTAAGGATCAGCTGTTAGTGGGTGTACTGAATGTCTTTGGCATGCTGACTTTAACCTTGCTCCTGCTCACGCTCAATATTCAGTTTGAAGAGGTACTATTAATTATTCTGGTGTGGCTTGCAGGTGCAGTAATGTATAGCTTTCTTGATTACCGTGGCAAGAACAAAAGAATTAGCCGGACGGTTGCTCTTCTGGAGAAACTTGAACATAAGTATTTGTTGTCGGAAGTTATGGATGTTCCGGATACAGGTGAAGGCTTAGCTTATTTCAAAATATTGAAGGCGTGCAACAAATCTATGCTGGAAAAAGTATCGGCAACGAAACGTGAACGGAAAGAGTACAAGGATTACATTGAGCAATGGATTCATGAGGTGAAAACACCGATCGCCGCCATTCAGATTATGTGTGCCAATAATAAGTCGGAACTCTCATCGAAAGTACTTTCCGAACTGCAAAAAATCGATCTGTATGCCGAGCAGGCCCTGTACTATGCCCGCAGCGACGAAGCAGAACGCGATTTTCTGGTAAAAGAGGTTTCGGTTACCGATATGGTTCATCAAGCCATCGCCGACAATAAACAGATTTTGCTCAGAAATAATGTCCATGTTGACGTAGAGTCCTCACCTCATACTGTTTACACAGACCGTAAATGGGTGGAGTTCATTCTGAAGCAGCTGATTACAAATGCCGTACAGTACCGAAATGTGCACTCTCCGGAAATTCGATTTCAAGTCGTTCCGGCTTCCAGTGGCTTGGCACTCACGGTAAAAGACAATGGTATAGGCATCAATGAGAGCGATTTACCCCGGATTTTCGACAAGGGCTTTACCGGCGAGAACGGAAGGATCCGGAAGAAATCAACGGGGATGGGCTTGTATATATGCAAGCGCTTAGGCGATAAGCTGGGAATACATCTGGAGGCGGAATCTTATCCGGGTGAAGGAACTTCTATTATCTTGGAATTTCCGAAAGGAAGCTTCACCAAAGTGTAG
- a CDS encoding response regulator transcription factor — protein sequence MKIMIVEDDETIREELSILVSFNGYSVCAPVHFSNILEEVALENPNLILLDINLPGIDGFKLCSLIREESGIPIIFVTSRNTDMDELNGIMRGGDDFITKPYNASILLARITALLRRAFPNENKDYLSCRDVYFYSDTGKVHYHGESVELTKNESKILAYLFKHQGQMVSRADLVEYLWDNQLYIDDNALSVHVTRLRSKLSQIGIDNLIQTKYGQGYKV from the coding sequence ATGAAGATTATGATTGTGGAAGATGATGAGACCATTCGTGAAGAATTATCAATACTGGTGTCGTTTAACGGTTACTCGGTATGCGCACCGGTCCATTTCTCCAATATCCTTGAAGAAGTCGCGTTGGAGAATCCGAATCTGATTCTGTTGGATATCAACTTACCTGGTATTGACGGTTTTAAGCTTTGCTCACTAATACGCGAGGAATCGGGCATTCCGATTATTTTTGTAACGAGCCGGAATACAGATATGGATGAATTAAACGGCATTATGAGAGGCGGAGATGATTTTATTACCAAGCCTTATAATGCTTCTATTTTGCTTGCCCGTATTACGGCATTACTCAGACGTGCGTTCCCGAACGAGAATAAAGATTATCTGTCCTGCAGGGATGTCTACTTCTATTCGGACACAGGTAAAGTCCACTATCATGGCGAGAGTGTGGAGTTGACGAAAAATGAAAGCAAGATACTAGCTTATCTGTTCAAGCATCAGGGACAAATGGTCTCCAGAGCAGATCTGGTGGAATATTTATGGGACAATCAATTGTATATTGATGACAATGCTTTAAGTGTTCATGTCACAAGGCTCCGCAGCAAGCTCAGCCAGATTGGCATCGATAACTTGATTCAGACTAAATATGGGCAAGGATACAAAGTATGA
- a CDS encoding helix-turn-helix domain-containing protein, which yields MLKSNLRVLMAKHRIDDITELMEKSGLSRNSINKLYREAHLETIKLETLFKLCDMFQCKLSDLIEYVPEE from the coding sequence TTGTTGAAAAGCAATTTAAGAGTTCTGATGGCTAAACATCGCATAGACGACATCACCGAATTAATGGAGAAATCAGGTCTTAGTCGAAATTCAATTAATAAGCTGTACAGAGAAGCCCACCTGGAGACTATTAAGCTGGAGACGCTATTTAAACTTTGTGATATGTTTCAATGCAAGCTGTCAGACTTAATTGAGTATGTGCCAGAAGAATAG
- a CDS encoding WGxxGxxG family protein: MKKLITSLACGTVLSISLLGAGNAANAAGTAGMGSAVPDTGMNGLKTENRTENRTGNTMGNMGTRTGAPMLNQEDNTLMNRTTGTTHRNDSIMNDRIRTGTNDTLTQYPDTSRGTKYRATSTTTAATTNGRGSNWGWLGLLGLLGLAGMRSRSGERDRQ, from the coding sequence TTGAAGAAGCTGATCACAAGCCTTGCATGCGGTACAGTATTATCGATAAGTTTGCTTGGAGCCGGTAACGCAGCGAATGCTGCAGGAACGGCCGGGATGGGCTCGGCCGTTCCTGATACGGGAATGAACGGACTGAAGACAGAGAACAGAACAGAGAATAGAACAGGCAACACCATGGGCAACATGGGGACCAGAACCGGAGCCCCTATGCTTAACCAGGAAGACAATACCCTGATGAACCGGACTACAGGAACGACACACAGGAACGATTCGATCATGAACGATAGGATCCGTACAGGAACAAACGACACCTTGACACAATATCCGGATACCTCGCGTGGCACCAAATACCGGGCGACCAGCACCACTACAGCTGCCACAACCAACGGCAGAGGCTCCAACTGGGGCTGGCTCGGACTCCTGGGACTCCTGGGGCTGGCCGGTATGCGCAGCAGAAGCGGTGAACGTGATCGCCAATAG
- a CDS encoding M15 family metallopeptidase: MLTLDQVKSKSAGSLGKLHPVLQAAADELIQRSYAKGVPIIITQGMRTIAEQNALYAQGRTKKGPIVTNARGGSSYHNYGLAIDFALLLPDGNNVSWDMNRDGDSDKVPDWQEVAEVAKQLGFEWGGDWTSFKDYPHLQMTFGLTTAQLLAGKHPTEQQVQEALAKISANEPAEEQGITIVLNGRKLTTGLVENGTTYAPVRAVAEALGAKVTYDAASKTVNLVKE; encoded by the coding sequence ATGCTGACATTGGATCAGGTTAAGAGTAAATCTGCCGGATCGCTGGGCAAACTTCATCCCGTGCTGCAAGCTGCTGCGGATGAGTTGATCCAGCGGAGCTATGCCAAGGGTGTCCCCATTATCATTACTCAGGGGATGCGCACAATTGCAGAGCAGAATGCGCTTTATGCGCAGGGCAGAACCAAGAAGGGACCGATTGTTACGAATGCCCGGGGAGGCAGCAGTTATCATAATTACGGATTGGCCATTGATTTTGCGCTGCTGCTGCCGGATGGCAACAACGTATCCTGGGATATGAACCGGGACGGAGACAGCGATAAGGTCCCAGATTGGCAGGAAGTGGCTGAGGTAGCTAAACAGCTGGGGTTTGAATGGGGCGGCGATTGGACTTCCTTTAAAGACTATCCCCATCTGCAGATGACCTTCGGACTTACAACCGCTCAGCTACTGGCCGGAAAGCATCCGACCGAACAACAGGTGCAAGAGGCTTTGGCTAAGATCAGCGCAAACGAACCGGCAGAGGAACAAGGGATCACCATCGTGCTGAACGGGCGTAAGCTCACAACCGGGCTTGTAGAGAACGGGACAACGTATGCGCCTGTGCGGGCAGTTGCGGAAGCGCTTGGCGCCAAGGTAACTTATGATGCCGCAAGCAAGACCGTCAACCTCGTTAAGGAATAA
- a CDS encoding ATP-binding cassette domain-containing protein has translation MNITIHNVEQVYRNNSHALYPVHLEFHEGVYGLLGPNGAGKSTLMNILTMAKKPTSGTVYCNGVDINTIQNEYKSRIGYLPQTFGLFPALSGREFLMYVAALKGLSKRHAAGRIQELLSVLNLNEVGDQHIASYSGGMRQRISIAQACLTIPSFCCWMNPRWDSIPTNG, from the coding sequence GTGAACATCACTATTCATAATGTAGAACAAGTGTACCGGAATAACAGTCATGCACTGTATCCGGTACATTTGGAATTTCACGAAGGGGTTTACGGTCTGCTGGGACCAAACGGAGCAGGCAAGTCCACCTTGATGAATATTCTGACCATGGCCAAAAAGCCGACAAGCGGAACTGTCTACTGCAACGGTGTGGATATCAACACGATTCAGAACGAGTATAAAAGCAGGATCGGCTATTTGCCGCAAACCTTTGGACTGTTCCCGGCCTTGTCAGGCCGAGAATTCCTGATGTATGTTGCCGCTCTAAAAGGATTATCCAAGAGGCATGCAGCGGGCAGAATACAAGAGCTGTTAAGTGTGCTTAACTTGAATGAGGTCGGTGACCAGCATATCGCCAGCTACTCCGGCGGAATGAGGCAGCGGATCAGCATTGCCCAAGCTTGCTTAACAATCCCAAGTTTCTGCTGCTGGATGAACCCTCGGTGGGACTCGATCCCGACGAACGGGTAA
- a CDS encoding YolD-like family protein, with amino-acid sequence MTLGKKLKGNGLWESSRMMLPEHKSRIIRDERETLRTIKPILDEQKLEEIECTLALSLRAHVRVTVVLFDPFERKLLSGFVTSIHTHSREFKLQWAEEWKWVNVDDILEVYIV; translated from the coding sequence ATGACACTCGGCAAGAAGCTGAAAGGCAATGGCCTGTGGGAGAGCAGCCGGATGATGCTACCGGAGCATAAGAGCCGGATTATAAGAGATGAACGGGAAACGTTGCGCACGATTAAGCCGATTCTGGATGAACAGAAGCTGGAGGAGATCGAGTGTACGCTGGCTCTGTCGCTGCGGGCGCATGTCCGTGTGACGGTTGTTCTGTTTGATCCTTTTGAGCGCAAGCTGCTGAGCGGCTTTGTGACCTCCATTCACACCCACTCGCGCGAATTCAAGCTGCAGTGGGCGGAGGAATGGAAATGGGTCAACGTGGACGATATTTTGGAGGTATACATCGTTTGA
- a CDS encoding PH domain-containing protein, giving the protein MAYCTACGAENKQSAKFCGKCGAPVDGTVPAAPHQTSAKGMSGSGSGPEVELWEGKPAGISDRLKGLIGLNTTTYTITSQRIMVKTGLIGKDLEEVELLRVNDFSVAQSIPDRLLGIGTLTVFSDDPSSPQLLFRKIRKVQSVKDVLRGAVRNEKIANNISYREQI; this is encoded by the coding sequence ATGGCTTATTGCACAGCCTGTGGCGCGGAAAACAAGCAGAGTGCCAAATTTTGCGGAAAATGCGGAGCGCCTGTCGATGGAACGGTTCCAGCGGCACCGCACCAAACGTCAGCTAAAGGAATGTCCGGCTCCGGCTCAGGTCCGGAAGTCGAGCTGTGGGAGGGCAAACCCGCCGGCATTTCCGACCGCCTCAAAGGCCTCATAGGCCTTAACACAACTACCTACACGATCACCAGTCAGCGGATTATGGTCAAGACCGGACTTATCGGCAAGGATCTCGAAGAAGTTGAACTGCTGCGGGTAAATGATTTCTCGGTAGCCCAGTCCATTCCGGACCGTCTGCTTGGAATCGGAACGCTTACTGTGTTCTCCGATGACCCTTCATCACCACAGCTTTTGTTCCGGAAAATCCGCAAGGTGCAGTCTGTGAAGGATGTGCTGCGAGGCGCTGTCCGCAACGAAAAAATTGCCAACAACATCAGCTACCGCGAGCAAATCTAA
- a CDS encoding glycosyl hydrolase has translation MEQRILRDMLDSASRLVNDAQWQAAFSSLLRTPADTELALPALKVLNTLYSLQGTAILSGQHDYLESPDEFSNKLKNTCGQYAALHGYELGAINNQTETVIESQRQAVVDSAVRWHKAGGIVTMSYHAHLPGTAPAWSNVSMSLSEGDFAKYLTPGTAQYNALMKDLDKTALSLKKLRDAGVPVLWRPYHEMNGGWFWWGQKRRFTELWNLMFERYTVYNKLHNLLWVWSPNAKNQWCDEPAGYYPGAGRVDVLALDIYEGDFKKSHHDTLWDLGRGKLIAIGENGQLPSPALLAGSQNKWSYQMTWGKLLYENNSDVVIKSFMKDSFVLTRSEYTVKAAEPVSAPPATSLPGLRGEYYNNASLSGTPALVRTDANINFIWKQGAPDPAVPANLFSVRWSGRLKAGYSEGYTIYTSSDDGIRVWIDGVLVIDSWMKQSGQERKGSIGLIASKLHELKVEYYENQGDAKAVLMWESSSQPKGVIPAGALYLP, from the coding sequence ATGGAACAGCGTATACTCCGGGATATGCTCGATTCGGCTTCAAGGCTGGTGAATGACGCCCAGTGGCAGGCAGCATTCAGCAGTCTGCTTAGAACTCCGGCGGACACCGAACTGGCTCTTCCGGCCTTGAAGGTGCTGAATACGTTATATTCGCTGCAAGGCACAGCAATCCTCAGCGGGCAGCATGATTATCTGGAGAGTCCGGATGAATTCAGCAACAAGCTGAAGAATACCTGCGGACAATATGCCGCGCTCCACGGCTATGAGCTGGGTGCGATTAACAATCAGACAGAGACAGTTATAGAGAGCCAGCGTCAGGCGGTGGTGGACAGTGCAGTGCGCTGGCATAAGGCGGGCGGAATTGTGACGATGAGCTACCATGCCCATTTACCGGGTACGGCTCCGGCCTGGTCCAATGTCTCTATGAGTCTTAGCGAAGGTGATTTTGCCAAATACCTCACTCCCGGCACCGCTCAATACAATGCGTTAATGAAGGATCTGGACAAGACGGCCCTTTCTTTAAAAAAACTGAGGGATGCCGGTGTGCCTGTGTTGTGGAGACCGTACCATGAAATGAACGGCGGATGGTTCTGGTGGGGGCAAAAACGCCGCTTTACCGAGCTTTGGAACCTTATGTTCGAACGGTATACGGTTTATAATAAGCTGCATAATCTGCTCTGGGTGTGGAGCCCGAATGCCAAAAATCAGTGGTGTGACGAGCCTGCGGGTTATTATCCCGGTGCGGGAAGAGTGGATGTGCTGGCGCTGGATATTTATGAGGGTGATTTCAAAAAGAGTCACCACGACACCCTTTGGGATCTGGGGCGGGGCAAGCTGATAGCCATTGGGGAGAACGGGCAGCTGCCGTCCCCGGCCCTGCTGGCAGGTTCGCAGAATAAATGGTCGTACCAGATGACCTGGGGCAAATTGCTGTACGAGAATAACAGCGATGTGGTTATTAAGTCTTTTATGAAGGACAGCTTTGTACTCACGCGGTCAGAGTATACGGTCAAGGCTGCGGAACCAGTCTCGGCGCCTCCGGCAACTTCGTTGCCAGGACTTCGGGGAGAGTATTACAATAATGCGTCACTTAGCGGCACTCCGGCGCTGGTCCGCACCGATGCCAATATTAATTTCATCTGGAAGCAGGGTGCTCCCGATCCGGCGGTTCCGGCCAATTTATTCTCAGTGCGCTGGAGCGGCAGGCTGAAGGCGGGTTACAGCGAGGGCTATACGATTTACACTTCCTCGGACGACGGCATCCGGGTGTGGATTGACGGAGTGCTGGTGATTGACAGCTGGATGAAGCAAAGCGGACAGGAGCGCAAGGGCAGCATCGGCCTGATTGCCAGCAAGCTGCATGAGCTGAAGGTGGAGTATTATGAGAACCAGGGCGATGCGAAGGCGGTGTTAATGTGGGAAAGCTCCAGCCAGCCTAAAGGTGTTATTCCGGCCGGAGCGTTGTATCTTCCGTAA
- a CDS encoding cytidine deaminase, protein MGKEISIEDQTLIASAVEIIKKRYEWERHHVSAALRTKTGEIFTAVHLEASLSRVTVCAEAMVIGKAISEGYKEFDTIVAVRHPDPDSEDREIKVVSPCGMCRELIADYGKDCKVILIEDDNLTKVDIIDLLPLRYAR, encoded by the coding sequence ATGGGAAAAGAGATTTCAATTGAAGACCAGACGCTTATCGCCTCTGCGGTGGAGATTATCAAGAAACGGTATGAGTGGGAGCGGCATCATGTCAGTGCGGCCCTGCGCACCAAGACGGGAGAGATCTTCACGGCGGTTCACCTCGAGGCCAGCCTCTCCCGTGTTACTGTGTGCGCGGAAGCGATGGTGATCGGCAAGGCAATTTCCGAGGGGTACAAGGAGTTCGATACCATCGTTGCGGTGAGGCACCCGGACCCGGACAGCGAGGACAGAGAGATCAAGGTTGTCTCACCTTGCGGCATGTGCCGGGAGCTGATCGCTGACTATGGCAAGGATTGCAAGGTCATTCTAATCGAGGATGACAATCTGACCAAGGTCGATATTATTGATTTGCTGCCTTTGCGGTATGCAAGGTAG
- a CDS encoding NucA/NucB deoxyribonuclease domain-containing protein, which translates to MKKKKFIPSLIIIALLVLAAYWFEDIGQNVTTPSSEDSEVVQLEFPADRYPETAGHIQEAISSGESAICTINRGEAEANRKESLKGVPTKKGYDRDEWPMAMCDEGGAGADIEYITPSDNRGAGSWVGNQLEDFADGTKVEFMFK; encoded by the coding sequence GTGAAAAAGAAGAAATTCATCCCCAGTCTTATCATCATTGCACTGTTGGTCCTGGCGGCTTACTGGTTTGAAGATATTGGCCAGAACGTCACGACGCCTTCTTCGGAAGACTCCGAGGTGGTCCAGCTCGAATTCCCGGCGGATCGTTACCCGGAGACAGCCGGACATATCCAGGAGGCAATCAGCAGCGGGGAATCGGCGATCTGCACCATCAACCGTGGGGAAGCCGAAGCGAACCGCAAGGAATCCTTAAAAGGGGTGCCGACCAAAAAAGGCTACGACCGTGATGAATGGCCGATGGCCATGTGTGACGAAGGCGGCGCCGGAGCCGACATTGAATACATAACGCCAAGCGATAACCGCGGGGCAGGAAGCTGGGTAGGCAATCAGCTGGAGGATTTTGCCGATGGAACAAAGGTAGAATTCATGTTCAAATAA
- a CDS encoding YjcZ family sporulation protein yields the protein MGVDYGCGCGNNVGGVNQGPPAVMPVVSPWTSTTSILVLFILLVIITKACIF from the coding sequence ATGGGTGTAGATTATGGTTGCGGTTGCGGTAATAACGTTGGTGGAGTAAACCAAGGTCCTCCGGCAGTTATGCCGGTAGTAAGCCCATGGACATCGACAACCTCCATACTGGTTCTCTTTATTCTTCTGGTAATTATTACAAAAGCCTGTATATTCTAA